A DNA window from Streptomyces sp. B21-083 contains the following coding sequences:
- a CDS encoding amidase — protein MTTDLTRQPAHVQLRALDRREISSRELLDLHLDRIEGSTINAVVTRDDDAARQAARAADERRARARGENTGVLDGLPLTVKDSFETAGLRTTSGAEDLQDHLPERDPDAVARLRHQGAVIMGKTNTPAYCQDLHTDNALFGPTLNPHDPARTVGGSSSGGPAAAVAAHLTPADLGSVLAGSLRLPAHYCGVYGLRPTGRIT, from the coding sequence ATGACGACCGACCTGACGCGTCAGCCTGCGCACGTCCAGCTCCGTGCCCTGGATCGCCGCGAGATCTCTAGCCGCGAGCTGCTCGATCTCCACCTCGACCGGATCGAGGGCAGCACGATCAACGCCGTCGTCACCCGGGACGACGACGCGGCCCGGCAAGCCGCCCGCGCCGCTGACGAACGCCGCGCCCGCGCCCGTGGCGAGAACACGGGCGTCCTCGATGGGCTGCCGCTGACCGTCAAGGACAGCTTCGAAACGGCCGGCCTGCGCACCACCAGCGGCGCCGAGGATCTGCAGGACCACCTCCCAGAGCGGGATCCCGACGCGGTCGCACGGCTCCGCCATCAGGGAGCGGTGATTATGGGTAAGACCAACACCCCCGCGTACTGCCAGGACCTCCACACCGACAACGCACTCTTCGGCCCGACCCTCAACCCGCACGACCCGGCTCGCACGGTCGGCGGCTCCTCCTCCGGCGGCCCCGCCGCAGCGGTCGCCGCCCACCTCACACCCGCCGATCTCGGCAGCGTTCTCGCAGGTTCGCTCCGCCTGCCGGCCCACTACTGCGGGGTATACGGCCTGCGGCCCACAGGACGCATTACGTAG
- a CDS encoding DUF6545 domain-containing protein, producing MRPLWLAFSNEAPEIRLPVDQGGPARRRRFRSIGFKLYRRAVEIRDGCFVIRQYLEAGVRQSSEAHHGARGLSGEELNAAVTADQILAGVAARKTGERPHPDQLTDFADTAPRPASRWKTSTPSSPSPATFLANVPAPPTPSEPPHDDRPDASACARPAPCPGSPRDL from the coding sequence CTGCGCCCCCTGTGGCTGGCCTTCTCCAACGAAGCCCCCGAGATCCGCCTGCCGGTCGACCAGGGCGGTCCCGCCCGGCGCCGCCGCTTCCGCAGCATCGGGTTCAAGCTCTACCGACGGGCGGTCGAGATCCGCGACGGCTGCTTCGTGATCCGCCAGTACCTCGAAGCAGGCGTCCGTCAAAGCAGCGAAGCGCACCACGGGGCACGAGGGCTCTCGGGCGAGGAACTTAACGCCGCTGTCACTGCCGATCAGATACTCGCTGGCGTCGCCGCCCGCAAGACGGGAGAGCGCCCCCATCCCGACCAGCTCACCGACTTCGCCGATACCGCCCCGAGACCAGCCAGCCGATGGAAGACATCGACGCCCTCCTCGCCGTCGCCCGCCACATTCCTCGCCAACGTGCCCGCACCCCCCACCCCGAGCGAGCCTCCGCATGACGACCGACCTGACGCGTCAGCCTGCGCACGTCCAGCTCCGTGCCCTGGATCGCCGCGAGATCTCTAG
- a CDS encoding nuclear transport factor 2 family protein → MTPLNESDAVQELLDKAAIAKLIHTVARAMDARDWDQLTTCFVPEAVGDFPNAVVDSRDAIVAGMKGLLEPLNATQHLVANINVSVEGDTATAHATFMAQHVRAAADGNGHYIMGGDYDDNFRRTDDGWKFTRRQIRGIWSDGDPSVMAIPVS, encoded by the coding sequence ATGACCCCGCTCAACGAATCCGATGCCGTTCAAGAACTCCTCGACAAGGCCGCCATCGCCAAGCTGATCCACACCGTCGCGCGCGCCATGGACGCCCGCGACTGGGATCAACTCACCACTTGCTTCGTCCCGGAAGCCGTAGGCGACTTCCCCAACGCCGTCGTCGATAGCCGTGACGCAATCGTCGCCGGCATGAAGGGTCTGCTCGAGCCTCTTAATGCCACTCAGCACCTGGTGGCAAACATCAACGTCAGTGTCGAAGGTGACACCGCCACGGCACATGCCACCTTCATGGCTCAGCACGTGCGCGCAGCAGCGGACGGCAACGGGCACTACATCATGGGCGGCGACTATGACGACAACTTCCGCCGGACGGACGATGGCTGGAAATTCACCAGGCGCCAAATCCGCGGAATCTGGAGCGATGGCGATCCCTCGGTAATGGCAATACCGGTCTCCTAA
- a CDS encoding SDR family NAD(P)-dependent oxidoreductase translates to MSKVIAVFGAGTGLGVSVARRFGREGFRVALVARRKERLETLVAQLADEGIEAAAFIADLSDPTRVPALVEAIRDRFGRIDVVEYGPSGGTPSFTPAIALDAATLESLAGLFLLTPVEVFHAVLPEMRERGDGAVLMTTGYSAVQPMPHMSGPGPVMSAARNYLYSLNAELAGTGVYAGTLTIAALITGSESAETFTPPADEPADTEDAGPAFPSVHPDQLAEHYWDMYTRRDRVEQAHPVELTPQVSAAA, encoded by the coding sequence ATGTCCAAAGTGATCGCCGTGTTCGGCGCCGGCACCGGGCTCGGCGTTTCCGTCGCCCGCCGCTTCGGCCGCGAAGGATTCCGTGTTGCCCTGGTGGCCCGGCGCAAGGAACGGCTGGAGACCCTCGTCGCACAGCTCGCCGACGAGGGCATCGAGGCCGCCGCCTTCATCGCCGATCTTTCCGACCCCACGCGGGTTCCGGCGCTCGTCGAGGCGATCCGTGACCGCTTCGGCCGGATCGACGTCGTCGAGTACGGGCCGTCCGGCGGCACCCCGTCCTTCACCCCGGCCATCGCCCTGGACGCGGCCACGCTGGAGAGCCTCGCCGGACTGTTCCTGCTCACCCCGGTGGAGGTGTTCCATGCCGTACTGCCGGAGATGCGCGAACGCGGTGACGGCGCAGTCCTGATGACCACCGGCTACTCGGCGGTGCAGCCGATGCCGCACATGAGCGGCCCGGGCCCGGTGATGTCCGCCGCCCGCAACTACCTCTACTCCCTCAACGCCGAACTCGCCGGCACCGGTGTCTACGCCGGCACCCTCACCATCGCTGCCTTGATCACCGGCAGCGAGAGCGCCGAGACCTTCACGCCCCCGGCCGATGAGCCGGCGGACACTGAGGACGCCGGCCCGGCGTTTCCCTCTGTGCACCCGGACCAGCTCGCCGAGCATTACTGGGACATGTACACCCGACGCGACCGCGTCGAGCAGGCCCATCCCGTGGAGCTCACTCCGCAGGTGAGTGCCGCAGCGTAA
- a CDS encoding TetR/AcrR family transcriptional regulator has protein sequence MRADAQRNAEKLRTAAAELFHERGLQAPLKEIARRAGVSHGTLYNLFGSREALIDEVVADLAAARLGEAAERALAHEDAWAGFAYYIETVCELQTTDLAIRDVVIGRYPDARRLMAVCESTNAAAARIIERAQQAGSLRPDFTREDLLFLFGTNSLLAHAAKDPAPDAWRRGIAFTLDGLRSEAAHPLPTAPLTSDQLHRVMGSLTDTP, from the coding sequence ATGCGGGCCGACGCTCAGCGCAACGCGGAGAAGCTGCGCACTGCAGCGGCCGAGCTCTTCCACGAGCGTGGCCTGCAGGCTCCGCTGAAGGAGATCGCCCGCCGCGCCGGGGTGAGCCATGGCACCCTCTACAACCTCTTCGGTTCCCGCGAGGCTCTCATCGACGAGGTCGTGGCAGACCTGGCCGCCGCCCGCCTGGGCGAGGCCGCGGAGCGCGCGCTCGCCCACGAGGACGCCTGGGCCGGGTTCGCGTACTACATCGAGACGGTCTGCGAACTGCAGACCACCGACCTCGCGATCAGGGACGTGGTCATCGGTCGCTACCCGGACGCCCGACGCCTGATGGCCGTCTGCGAGAGCACCAACGCCGCAGCCGCGCGCATCATCGAACGCGCCCAGCAGGCCGGATCCCTGCGCCCCGACTTCACACGCGAAGACCTGCTGTTCCTCTTCGGCACCAACTCCCTGCTGGCTCACGCCGCCAAGGATCCCGCCCCCGACGCCTGGCGCCGCGGGATCGCCTTCACACTCGACGGCCTGCGCAGCGAAGCCGCCCACCCGCTCCCCACGGCCCCGCTGACCTCGGACCAGCTCCACAGGGTGATGGGCAGCCTCACCGACACGCCATAG
- a CDS encoding aldehyde dehydrogenase family protein — protein sequence MNANQAEPDLRARHWINGEWLASDEIASSHNPADGQVLGEYYVGGAAEAQSAIDAARQAFETTAWARDRALRSRALLEMAERLEAHAEELALQLTRENGKHLREATLEVFSTPSTLRHNAGLAVIDAGAASEAAPGVYFNTLAEPVGVAGVIVPWNSPVALLIRSLAPALAAGCTVVVKLPAQTALTNALIAKIISETTSLPLGVVNLFTESGNGGAELLVESPDVDVISYTGSTKVGRIISANGSKTLKRMNLELGGKTPMVVFDDADLDATVPLLVAAVTTFSGQFCMTGSRILVQSAIADEVRERLRRLLTDVTVGPGEDPAVQMGSLIDRAAVERIDALVAEAGTYAKTLVRGGPVTDAALSQGAFYRPSMLEVDDLDAPLIQQEVFGPVVTFEVFDDEAAAVHRANATEFGLAAAVFTRDVDRARRVSREIKAGTVWTNTWAVLNDRFEEGGYKQSGTGRLRGMHGISEFQETKTYVHVAPPLAG from the coding sequence ATGAACGCCAACCAGGCGGAACCGGACCTCCGGGCGCGTCACTGGATCAACGGGGAATGGCTCGCGTCGGACGAGATCGCGAGTTCGCACAACCCGGCTGATGGCCAGGTCCTGGGCGAGTACTACGTAGGCGGAGCGGCCGAGGCGCAGTCCGCGATCGACGCGGCGCGGCAGGCCTTCGAGACCACGGCCTGGGCCCGCGACCGGGCGCTGCGCTCGCGCGCTCTGCTGGAGATGGCCGAGCGTCTTGAGGCCCACGCCGAGGAACTGGCACTGCAGCTGACCCGCGAGAACGGCAAGCACCTGCGCGAAGCCACTCTCGAGGTCTTCAGCACCCCCAGCACCCTGCGCCACAACGCCGGCCTGGCCGTCATCGATGCCGGGGCAGCCTCCGAGGCCGCGCCGGGCGTGTACTTCAACACGCTGGCCGAGCCCGTCGGCGTGGCTGGGGTCATCGTGCCCTGGAACTCCCCGGTGGCTCTGCTGATCCGCTCCCTGGCGCCCGCGCTCGCCGCCGGGTGCACGGTCGTGGTGAAGTTGCCCGCGCAGACCGCGCTGACCAACGCCCTGATCGCCAAGATCATTTCGGAGACGACCTCACTGCCCCTCGGCGTGGTCAACCTCTTCACCGAATCCGGCAACGGCGGCGCTGAGCTGCTCGTCGAGTCGCCCGACGTCGACGTCATCAGCTACACCGGCAGCACCAAGGTCGGCCGCATCATCAGCGCCAACGGGTCCAAGACCCTGAAGCGGATGAACCTGGAGCTCGGCGGCAAGACCCCGATGGTCGTCTTCGATGACGCCGACCTCGACGCGACAGTGCCCCTGCTGGTGGCCGCCGTCACCACCTTCAGCGGCCAGTTCTGCATGACCGGCTCCCGCATCCTCGTCCAGAGCGCCATCGCCGACGAGGTCCGCGAGCGCCTGCGGCGGCTGCTCACCGACGTCACGGTCGGCCCCGGCGAGGACCCGGCCGTCCAGATGGGTTCGCTCATCGACCGGGCGGCCGTCGAACGGATCGACGCTCTCGTGGCGGAGGCCGGCACGTACGCCAAGACCCTGGTGCGGGGCGGCCCGGTCACCGACGCCGCGCTCTCGCAGGGCGCCTTCTACCGGCCCTCGATGCTGGAGGTCGACGACCTCGACGCCCCGCTGATCCAGCAGGAGGTCTTCGGTCCGGTCGTGACCTTCGAGGTCTTCGACGACGAAGCCGCGGCCGTGCACCGCGCCAACGCCACCGAGTTCGGTCTGGCCGCCGCCGTCTTCACCCGCGACGTCGACCGCGCCCGCCGGGTCTCCCGCGAGATCAAGGCCGGAACCGTCTGGACCAACACCTGGGCAGTGCTCAACGACCGCTTCGAAGAGGGCGGTTACAAGCAGAGCGGCACCGGCCGCCTGCGCGGCATGCACGGCATCTCCGAGTTCCAGGAGACCAAGACCTACGTCCACGTCGCCCCGCCGCTTGCCGGCTGA
- a CDS encoding NAD(P)-dependent alcohol dehydrogenase, whose translation MRVQAAVVEEKSGPFLLQELELDEPRADEILVRIEAVGICQTDIHIQHQNLPVGLPYVLGHEGAGVVERVGAAVTSVAPGDHVVLSFQSCGHCAQCLSGKPSYCELALPANFVGARLDGTRGIHRPEGNDGPPVLGHFFGQSSFATYALTTERNTVKVPKDIPLEVLAPLGCGLQTGAGTVLNSLDLQRGQSIAVIGTGTVGLAAIMAAKAAGAGTIIGIDINDDRLKTALELGATHTVNGSEKDVTAEIRAITGGRGVDAVVELTGRPEQVASALAAIATRGTVALVGSPTPGVKAELEMINFGFGGSVRGVVQGDSVPQLFIPQLIDMYRAGIFPFDRLLSHYDFDDINTAVADTRQGKAIKPVLRIGATGR comes from the coding sequence ATGCGCGTACAAGCCGCTGTCGTCGAGGAAAAGTCCGGACCCTTCCTCCTTCAGGAGCTGGAGCTCGACGAGCCCCGTGCCGATGAGATCCTCGTACGGATCGAAGCCGTCGGCATCTGCCAGACCGACATTCACATCCAGCACCAGAACCTGCCCGTGGGGCTGCCCTACGTCCTCGGCCACGAGGGCGCGGGCGTCGTGGAACGGGTGGGCGCGGCCGTCACGTCCGTAGCCCCCGGCGACCACGTCGTGCTGTCCTTCCAGTCGTGCGGCCACTGCGCCCAGTGCCTGTCGGGCAAGCCGTCCTACTGCGAGCTCGCCCTCCCGGCGAACTTCGTCGGCGCCCGGCTCGACGGCACCCGGGGCATCCACCGCCCCGAGGGTAACGACGGACCGCCCGTCCTCGGCCACTTCTTCGGGCAGTCGTCCTTCGCGACCTACGCCCTGACCACCGAGCGCAACACCGTGAAGGTCCCGAAGGACATCCCGCTGGAGGTCCTCGCCCCGCTCGGCTGCGGGCTGCAGACCGGTGCCGGCACTGTCCTCAACTCCCTTGACCTGCAACGCGGCCAGTCCATCGCCGTGATCGGCACCGGCACAGTCGGGCTTGCCGCCATCATGGCGGCGAAGGCGGCCGGGGCCGGCACCATCATCGGCATCGACATCAACGACGACCGCCTCAAGACCGCCCTGGAACTCGGCGCCACCCACACCGTGAACGGCTCCGAGAAGGACGTCACCGCGGAGATCCGTGCCATCACCGGCGGTCGGGGCGTGGACGCGGTGGTCGAGCTGACCGGACGCCCGGAGCAGGTCGCCTCCGCCCTCGCCGCGATCGCCACCCGTGGCACCGTCGCGCTGGTCGGCTCACCGACCCCGGGCGTGAAGGCCGAGCTGGAAATGATCAACTTCGGCTTCGGCGGCAGCGTACGCGGCGTCGTCCAGGGCGACTCCGTACCTCAGCTGTTCATTCCGCAGCTCATCGACATGTACCGGGCCGGGATCTTCCCGTTCGACCGGCTGCTGAGTCACTACGACTTCGACGACATCAACACCGCGGTCGCCGACACCCGGCAGGGCAAGGCGATCAAGCCGGTGCTGCGTATCGGCGCGACCGGTCGCTGA
- a CDS encoding amidohydrolase family protein, with the protein MALIPIPAPGAAAAPTLRKIAIEEHFQDPAFTTTDYAAVAKLGGVEVGFMEATMRRARDFNSSRIEEMDEAGIDISVLSLTAGGIEMMRDHGTAVSGARRINDFLAERVREGGGRFQGFASVALQDTDAAITELERAVNDLGMVGVMVNGYIEIGDDPQPHYLDDARFDAFWEALAELNVPLYLHPKPSVPAVRDAWFRGREELAGATWGFAPETATHTLRLVYGGVFDRHPAAQLILGHMGETLPFFQWRIQRAFEYNPYNARPTKRLQDYLSDNIHVTTSGHFNSQALITSLLTMGSDRILFASDYPYDIATDAARWIESAPISESDRRKIAYGNAEELLGLGDKKDA; encoded by the coding sequence ATGGCACTCATCCCCATCCCGGCCCCCGGCGCCGCCGCCGCGCCCACCTTGCGGAAGATCGCGATCGAGGAGCACTTCCAGGATCCCGCCTTCACCACCACCGACTACGCGGCCGTGGCCAAGCTCGGCGGCGTGGAAGTGGGCTTCATGGAAGCCACGATGCGCCGAGCCCGCGACTTCAACTCCTCGCGTATCGAGGAGATGGACGAGGCGGGTATCGACATCTCGGTACTGTCCTTGACCGCGGGCGGCATCGAGATGATGCGTGACCACGGCACCGCGGTGAGCGGCGCCCGGCGCATCAACGACTTCCTCGCCGAGCGGGTCCGCGAGGGTGGCGGCAGGTTCCAGGGCTTCGCCAGTGTCGCGCTCCAGGACACCGACGCCGCCATCACCGAACTCGAGCGGGCGGTCAATGACCTCGGCATGGTCGGTGTCATGGTGAACGGCTACATCGAGATCGGTGACGACCCGCAGCCGCACTACCTCGACGACGCCCGCTTCGATGCCTTCTGGGAGGCGCTCGCCGAACTGAACGTCCCTCTCTACCTGCACCCGAAGCCTTCCGTGCCCGCCGTCCGCGATGCCTGGTTCCGCGGCCGCGAGGAACTGGCCGGCGCCACCTGGGGCTTCGCCCCGGAGACCGCCACCCACACCCTGCGCCTCGTCTACGGCGGCGTCTTCGACCGGCATCCCGCCGCGCAGCTGATCCTCGGTCACATGGGCGAGACCCTCCCCTTCTTCCAGTGGCGCATCCAGCGCGCCTTCGAGTACAACCCCTACAACGCGCGCCCCACGAAGCGCCTTCAGGACTATCTTTCCGACAACATCCACGTCACCACGAGTGGCCACTTCAACTCGCAGGCCCTCATCACATCGCTGCTGACGATGGGCTCCGACCGAATCCTGTTCGCCTCGGACTACCCGTACGACATCGCCACCGACGCCGCCCGCTGGATCGAGTCCGCCCCGATCAGTGAGAGCGACCGCCGGAAGATCGCCTACGGCAACGCGGAAGAGCTGCTCGGCCTGGGGGACAAGAAGGACGCCTGA